A window of Citrus sinensis cultivar Valencia sweet orange chromosome 7, DVS_A1.0, whole genome shotgun sequence contains these coding sequences:
- the LOC102627303 gene encoding auxin-responsive protein SAUR78 translates to MAKVGKLTKLKSAMKKLPSFPRLSRSTSINCSLMFTSAAADSDHHRKIVNGDNNVNAKELHAVYVGKSRRQYYLTSDVICHPLFQELIERSGGFDDEGEVVVACEVVLFEHLLWMLESSTGTQLGSMQELVDFYTC, encoded by the coding sequence ATGGCCAAAGTTGGTAAGCTCACAAAGCTCAAGTCAGCCATGAAGAAACTGCCATCGTTCCCTCGGCTCTCACGCAGCACAAGCATAAACTGCTCTTTGATGTTCACATCTGCGGCCGCAGATTCTGATCATCATCGCAAGATCGTCAATGGTGATAATAATGTTAACGCAAAGGAGCTTCATGCAGTCTACGTAGGGAAGTCGCGGCGACAATACTACCTGACTTCTGATGTCATTTGCCACCCTCTCTTTCAAGAGCTGATTGAAAGATCAGGTGGGTTTGATGATGAAGGTGAAGTTGTGGTTGCTTGTGAAGTTGTGTTGTTTGAGCACTTGTTGTGGATGCTCGAGAGCAGCACTGGGACTCAGCTCGGATCCATGCAGGAGCTTGTTGATTTCTACACTTGTTGa